GGCGATTGCCGGCGTCGAACCTTGGTCCGCGGAGGTTCCACGCCTGTATAACGCAACAGTGGCAAGTGAAGGCGAGACCGTTTCGCTGCGCTTGGGTTTCCGAACGGTGGAGATCAAGGGTGACCAGTTCCTGGTGAACGGCCGCCGCGTGGTGTTCCACGGCGTGAACCGGCACGAGACACATCCGGACCGCGGGCGTGTGTTTGACGAGGACTTCGCCCGCGCAGACCTCGCCTTGATGAAGCAGTTCAACGTCAACGCGATCCGCACTAGCCACTACCCTCCGCATCCCCGTTTGCTGGACATCGCGGACGAGCTGGGCTTCTGGGTGATCCTGGAATGCGACCTGGAAACGCACGGCTTTGAACGGCACGGCTGGGTGGGCAATCCCAGCGACGATCCCGCGTGGCGTGAAGCTCTGGTTGACCGCATGCAGCGGACGGTGGAGAGGGACAAGAACCACCCGTCCATCGTCATGTGGTCGCTCGGCAACGAGTCCGGCACGGGCTCCAACCTCGCCGCGATGTCCGCATGGACGCACGCCCGCGACGCCGGCCGGCCCGTCCACTACGAGGGCGACTACACGGGTGCCTACACGGACGTTTACTCGCGGATGTACTCGTCGGTTCCGGAAACCGAGGCGATCGGTCGGGACGACTCCGGTTCGTTGCTGCTCGGCTGCTCCGCGGCGGAGTCCGCACGGCAGCGCAGCAAACCCTTCATCCTGTGCGAATACGTCCACGCCATGGGTAACGGTCCCGGCGCCATGGATCAGTACGAGGACCTGGTGGACCGCTACCCGCGGCTACACGGAGGGTTCGTCTGGGAGTGGCGGGACCACGGCATCCGCACCACCACGGCCGACGGCACGGAGTTCTTCGCCTACGGCGGCGACTTCGGGGAGGTGGTCCACGACGGTAACTTCGTGATGGACGGCATGGTCCTGTCCGATTCCACGCCCAGCCCGGGGCTTTTCGAGTACAAGCAGATCGTCGCTCCCCTGCGCTTGGGCTTCAGCACTGAAACCCACGACGGCGGCACGCGCCGTTTCGTCTCCGTAGCCAACCTGCGGCACACGGCTGATGCATCGGACGTCGTACTGCGCTGGCGTACGGAAGTGGATGGCGTCCTTGGTTCCTCCGGAGAGCTCGACGTCGTGACTCAAGCAGGCGCGTCGCTCGCAGCAGGGGCCTCGGCGCTTGTCGAGTTGCCGGAGTTCGCTGTGGCCAGTGGCGAACACTGGCTGACCGTGGAAGCGGTGCTCCGCAAGGACACCGTATGGGCCGAAGCCGGGCACGTCATCTCTGCCGCGCAACTGGAACTGGAATCGCGTCCGCGCCTTGCAGTCCCGCGCCCCGTTGCATCCGTGGGACAGGCCGCTTCATCGGGGGCCGGGACAGTATCGCTGGGCCCTGGCGTCTTCGAGGACGGCCGGCTGGTCTCGCTCGGCGGGCTTCCGGTGTCCGGGCCGCGGCTTGAGTTGTGGCGGGCCCCCACGGACAACGACGCCGGCGCCGGCCGCGGCAGCTACGACCTCGCAGATCCTTGGCTCAACAACGGCAACGGCACTCCCGCTCCGTCCATGGAAACTGTCTGGCGGGCCGCTGGATTGGACCGGCTCACGGCACGGGTAGAGAAAGTCTCAGCCAGTGACAGCGGCGTAGTGACCCGTACCCGATACGCCGCGGCCGACGCCGCACACTGGGTCTCTGTGGAGGAGACCTGGCAACTATCGGGCGGTGAGCTGTGGCTCCGCCTGGACATTGTTCCGAGCGCGGGATGGGACATCATCTGGCCCCGGGTCGGGGTGCGTTTTGACCTGCCCGGATCAGTGGACGGCGCGTCCTGGTTCGGCGCCGGCCCCCGTGAGTCGTACCCGGACAGCATGCACGCAACGCTTGTGGGCCGCTACGCAGCCGGCATCGATGAGCTTTCGGTGGAATACGCCAATCCGCAGGAATCGGGACACCGAAGTGCTGTCCGTTCCCTGGATCTTCACACGGCCGGCGCTCCTTGGCTGCAGCTCGATGCCGTCCCGGACTCCCGCGGTCGCCTGCCCGGTTTCACGCTCTCCCGGCACACAGCGCAGGAGATCTCGGCGGCCGCACACCCGCACGAATTGCCAACCAGTCAGGGCAGCTTCCTGTACCTCGATGCCGCCCAGCACGGGCTCGGGTCCAGGGCGTGCGGACCGGACGTCTGGCCGGAGTACGCGCTGCGTCCGGAAGCGCGAACGCTCACGTTCCGGATCAGCGAAACCAGCTAGGCTCCCCCGTTGCTGGGCCTGCTCTGCGCGCTTCCGAGCACGAATAGCGCGCAGAGCGGGCCACGCAACCGCCGTCAGGCAACCGCCACGGGCTCCTTCTTCGCTGCGTCCTTGCGGATGGTGGCGCTGATCACCGCGGCTACCGTGCACATGGCAGCTGCGCCCAGCCAAGCGTAGTTGTAGTGCCCGGTGGCATCGCGGATGAAGCCGGCCAGGAGTGCCGCCACGGCAGCCCCGAGCTGGTGGGCTGCGAATACCCAGCCGAACACCACGGAACCATCGGCACCGAATACCGAGCGGCAGATAGCTGCGGTGGGAGGGACGGTGGCAACCCAGTCGAGCCCGTAGACCACAACAAAGATGATCATGCTCGGCTCCACGGACGAGCCCAGCAGCAGCGGCAGCACCAGCAGTCCGATCCCCCTGAACTGGTAGTACACAGCAAGCAGCACTTTGGGGTTGAAACGGTCAGTCAGCCAACCCGACGCGATGGTCCCCACGATGTCGAAGATTCCGACGACGGCCAGCAAACCTGCCGCCGTGGTTTCGGGCATGCCGTGATCGTGCGCCGACGGAATGAAGTGCGTGCCGATCAGTCCGTTGGTGGTGGCTCCACAGATTGCGAAACCCGCAGCCAGCGCCCAGAACGTCCGGACTTTGCTGGCACGCTTGAGGACCTGCAGGGCACGGATCGCGGCGTTGGCGGAATCTCCTGAGCCTGGCGAGGCAACCACAGGGGCGGTCTTGCCTGGCGTCGTCGCGGTTGTTCCGGCGTCGGCGGCTTTGGTGCCAGGTTCATCTTTGGCGCCAGGTTCAGCAGCTGCAGCTTCTTCGGCACCGTAAGGCAACACCCCGACGTCGGCCGGTGAGTTCCGCAGCCAGCGCAGCACCAGCGGGACTACTGCGAGCGCACCCGCTGCGATGAGCAAAGATGCACCGCGCCAGCCCGGGTTCTGGGCAAGCGCCGCAATGAAGGGCAGGAACACCAAC
This genomic interval from Paenarthrobacter aurescens TC1 contains the following:
- a CDS encoding putative major facilitator superfamily (MFS) transporter (identified by match to protein family HMM PF07690), whose amino-acid sequence is MTAPDVTGTPPEETRTPSGKTGKRPRLHPAWIVAAVAFLALVGAAGFRAAPGVLMVPLQEEFGWSTTVLSLAVSINLVLFGLTAPFAAALMERFGIRKVTSLALCLIGLGSALTVFVNQSWQILLTWGLLIGLGTGSMALVFAATIANTWFAKSRGLVIGILTAGSAAGQLVFLPFIAALAQNPGWRGASLLIAAGALAVVPLVLRWLRNSPADVGVLPYGAEEAAAAEPGAKDEPGTKAADAGTTATTPGKTAPVVASPGSGDSANAAIRALQVLKRASKVRTFWALAAGFAICGATTNGLIGTHFIPSAHDHGMPETTAAGLLAVVGIFDIVGTIASGWLTDRFNPKVLLAVYYQFRGIGLLVLPLLLGSSVEPSMIIFVVVYGLDWVATVPPTAAICRSVFGADGSVVFGWVFAAHQLGAAVAALLAGFIRDATGHYNYAWLGAAAMCTVAAVISATIRKDAAKKEPVAVA